The proteins below come from a single Crossiella sp. CA-258035 genomic window:
- a CDS encoding carboxylesterase family protein, which produces MAEVDRRTALGLAGGAALAAALPGTAAAASGDDSDVLARTPLGKLRGVRQDGITVWRGIRYAEAPTGEHRFTAPRPVRPWRGVRAATEFGPVAHQLAGPPRPPGPQSEDCLFLNVYSRGTQGCRPVVVWIHGGVFISGAGSDYDGTVFAERNDVVLVTINYRLHAFGFLHLPGRPGSGNTGLLDQVEALRWVRRCIGAFGGDPRNVTVMGESAGGMSIGSLLGAPAAAGLFRRAVTQSGGARPHFTPAQAQRTTDFVLKRLGIPSPDSPKLFTVPAADVVAAAAEASTAPELGGEVFHQVLDGHVLPVHPLRRISAKVDVLIGTCRDESNQLAGIFPMFVPGMENKLRSVAGADRFAAIQAAYREHTPAGRDPRLDLASDIFVQLPSIWLAEAVHRAGGRAWAYRFDYAHASPLGPVHASDLPFTFGKADPQRLHPQADRQVADRLARQLNDSLSAFARTGDPRLPKLPRWRPFDPADRHTLLFAEHPSISNDRVSAELRAAWAGVPPTAF; this is translated from the coding sequence GACTCGGACGTGCTGGCGCGCACCCCGCTGGGCAAGCTGCGCGGGGTCCGGCAGGACGGGATCACGGTGTGGCGCGGCATCCGCTACGCCGAGGCGCCCACCGGCGAACACCGGTTCACCGCGCCGAGACCGGTGCGGCCCTGGCGCGGGGTGCGCGCGGCGACCGAGTTCGGCCCGGTGGCCCACCAGCTCGCCGGGCCGCCCCGGCCGCCGGGTCCGCAGAGCGAGGACTGCCTGTTCCTCAACGTGTACTCCCGCGGCACCCAGGGCTGCCGCCCGGTGGTGGTGTGGATCCACGGCGGCGTGTTCATCAGCGGCGCGGGCAGCGACTACGACGGCACGGTCTTCGCCGAGCGCAACGACGTGGTGCTGGTGACCATCAACTACCGGTTGCACGCCTTCGGTTTCCTGCACCTGCCCGGCAGGCCCGGATCCGGCAACACGGGGCTGCTGGACCAGGTCGAGGCGCTGCGCTGGGTGCGCCGGTGCATCGGCGCTTTCGGCGGGGACCCGCGCAACGTGACGGTGATGGGCGAGTCCGCGGGCGGCATGTCCATCGGGTCGCTGCTCGGCGCGCCCGCCGCCGCCGGGCTGTTCCGGCGCGCGGTGACGCAGAGCGGCGGCGCCCGCCCGCACTTCACCCCGGCCCAGGCCCAGCGCACCACCGACTTCGTGCTCAAGCGGCTCGGCATCCCCTCCCCCGACTCGCCCAAGCTGTTCACCGTCCCGGCCGCCGACGTGGTGGCCGCGGCCGCCGAGGCCAGCACCGCCCCCGAGCTCGGCGGCGAGGTCTTCCACCAGGTCCTGGACGGTCACGTGCTGCCGGTGCACCCGCTGCGCCGGATCTCCGCGAAGGTCGACGTGCTGATCGGCACCTGCCGGGACGAGTCCAACCAGCTCGCCGGGATCTTCCCGATGTTCGTCCCCGGCATGGAGAACAAGCTCAGGTCAGTCGCCGGCGCGGATCGGTTCGCCGCCATCCAGGCCGCCTACCGCGAGCACACCCCGGCCGGTCGCGATCCGCGCCTGGACCTGGCCAGCGACATCTTCGTCCAGCTCCCCTCGATCTGGCTGGCCGAGGCCGTGCACCGCGCGGGCGGCCGCGCCTGGGCCTACCGCTTCGACTACGCCCACGCCTCCCCGCTGGGCCCGGTGCACGCCAGCGACCTGCCCTTCACCTTCGGCAAGGCCGACCCGCAACGCCTGCACCCGCAGGCTGATCGTCAGGTCGCCGACCGGCTGGCGCGGCAGCTCAACGACTCGCTCAGCGCCTTCGCCCGCACCGGCGACCCGCGCCTGCCCAAGCTGCCCCGCTGGCGACCGTTCGACCCGGCCGACCGGCACACCCTGCTCTTCGCCGAGCACCCGTCGATCAGCAACGACCGGGTGTCCGCCGAGCTGCGGGCGGCCTGGGCCGGGGTGCCGCCGACCGCGTTCTGA